A portion of the Glycine max cultivar Williams 82 chromosome 10, Glycine_max_v4.0, whole genome shotgun sequence genome contains these proteins:
- the LOC106794783 gene encoding vegetative cell wall protein gp1-like → MAQSNSSKLGFSALISALCIARGVISDSLTFESLNPAINLAYIKKNCWNLDDPTIEFSGICKARARGSEGPSSATPPAPASSAPAPSLTPAPFTSAPPFPPAHSPAPASSASSSSFECRCSKVAWPGVQPSPLGGGEASAAQEPQPKPEVAHEATLEATPRTSPVTSPIVEVSEGEEGPVDIDYVADLQAAQSTWDPWPTAAQETPQPAQDTPSSPHGEPAPTQDDC, encoded by the exons ATGGCCCAGTCCAACTCCTCTAAGCTTGGTTTTTCGGCATTGATTTCAGCATTGTGCATAGCCAGAGGAGTCATCTCAGATTCTCTGACTTTCGAGTCTCTCAATCcagccattaatttggcatacATTAAGAAGAACTGCTGGAACCTGGACGATCCCACGATCGAATTTTCAGGGATCTGCAAGGCACGGGCTAGAGGATCTGAGGGTCCATCTTCGGCTACTCCTCCTGCTCCTGCTTCCTCTGCACCTGCTCCTTCTCTGACTCCAGCCCCTTTTACTTCAGCACCACCATTTCCTCCTGCTCATTCTCCAGCACCAGCTTCCTctgcttcatcatcatcattcgaGTGCCGATGCTCCAAG gtggcctggccaggagtccagccttctcctttggGGGGAGGTGAGGCTTCCGCAGCCCAAGAGCCTCAGCCAAAGCCAGAGGTTGCTCATGAGGCCACTCTAGAGGCTACTCCACGTACCTCACCAGTCACTTCACCTATTGTGGAGGTCTCTGAGGGTGAAGAAGGCCCCGTGGATATTGATTATGTAGCAGATCTACAGGCGGCACAGAGTACCTGGGATCCTTGGCCGACAGCAGCACAGGAGACACCACAGCCAGCCCAAGATACTCCTTCTTCACCTCATGGCGAGCCTGCACCAACTCAGGATGATTGTTGA